From the genome of Labrus bergylta chromosome 4, fLabBer1.1, whole genome shotgun sequence, one region includes:
- the LOC109976159 gene encoding guanylate kinase-like: MQTRIENGDFIEHTEFSGNMYGTSKEAFQDVQAKNLICILDIDMQGVRSIKRTDLNPIYISIQPPSMEVLEHRLIDRKTESEESLQKRLHAARVDMEISKEQGLFDTVIVNDSLEEAHGQLKAFLLEEIQKVKKTNMSS; this comes from the exons ATGCAGACAAGGATAGAAAACGGAGACTTCATTGAGCACACAGAGTTTTCAGGGAACATGTACGGGACGAGTAAAGAGGCTTTTCAAGACGTCCAGGCCAAGAACCTCATCTGTATACTTGACATTGACATGCAGGGTGTGAGGAGCATTAAAAGGACCGACCTCAATCCCATCTACATCTCTATCCAGCCGCCATCCATGGAGGTCCTG GAACACCGTTTAATAGACAGAAAAACGGAGTCAGAGGAGAGCCTCCAGAAGCGTTTACATGCAGCCAGAGTGGATATGGAGATTA GTAAAGAGCAAGGATTATTTGATACAGTAATTGTCAATGATAGTTTGGAGGAAGCTCATGGGCAGTTAAAGGCATTTCTTCTTGAG gAAATACAAAAGGTCAAGAAAACCAACATGTCTTCGTAG
- the LOC109975160 gene encoding guanylate kinase-like, producing MAGPRPVVLSGPSGAGKTTLLKKLMKEYDSVFGFSVSYTTRKSRHEEVNGKDYHFVTREAMQTGIENGDFIEHTEFAGNMYGTSKAAVQDVQAKNLICILVTDMQGVRSIKRTDLNPIYISIQPPSMEVLEHRLRGRKTESEESLQKRLHAARVDMKSSKEPGLFDTVIVNDNLKEAHGQLKAFLLEEIQKVKKTNVSS from the exons ATGGCTGGACCCAGGCCTGTGGTGCTGAGCGGGCCGTCCGGGGCGGGGAAGACCACGCTGCTGAAGAAGCTCATGAAAGAATACGACAGTGTGTTTGGCTTCAGCGTCTCCT ACACAACAAGAAAGTCTCGTCACGAAGAAGTGAATGGCAAAG ATTATCATTTTGTCACACGAGAGGCGATGCAGACGGGGATAGAAAACGGAGACTTCATTGAGCACACAGAGTTTGCAGGGAACATGTACGGGACGAGTAAAGCGGCTGTGCAAGACGTCCAGGCCAAGAACCTCATCTGTATACTTGTGACTGACATGCAGGGTGTGAGGAGCATTAAAAGGACCGACCTCAATCCCATCTACATCTCTATCCAGCCGCCATCCATGGAGGTCCTG GAACACCgtttaagaggcagaaaaacGGAGTCAGAGGAGAGCCTCCAGAAGCGTTTACATGCAGCCAGAGTGGATATGAAGAGTA GTAAAGAGCCAGGATTATTTGATACAGTAATTGTCAATGATAATTTGAAGGAAGCTCATGGGCAGTTAAAGGCATTTCTTCTTGAG gAAATACAAAAGGTCAAGAAAACCAACGTGTCTTCGTAG
- the im:7140347 gene encoding obscurin — translation MFDIYVATADYNPTIASKESISLKEGQYVEVLDSAHPLKWLVRTKPTKTTPSRQGWVSPAYLDKKLKLSADTSDLPETSVEEVTEGEYKRKLFQLIQDLINSESEFVKEIDFFTSHHLKHAESPDAPPDVSSQKDTIFRNIDDIKSFHSKAFLPKLSDCDTDDDVAMCFLKNKEGFEKYLQYLVGQSLAESSVSDKTVHRFFKEYTDKVQANADPADPPVRSINAGLQQPLDRIQKYKAILKELIRNKAKNGQNCCLLEEAYAMVSSLPQRSENTHHVTMIENYPATLEVLGEPIRQGPFQVWEGAPGIRSSSRGHHRHLFLFKNYCIICKPKRDSNTDTQAYVFKNMMKLNNIDVNETVEGDDRAFEIWHEREDSVRKYTLQARTVTIKNSWLRDFRELQQRYSMPAWSPPDFDEILANCTAELGQTVKLACKATGVPKPTITWYKDGRAVEADPHHIIIEDPDGSCTLILDNMTADDSGQYMCFASSSAGNASTLGKITVQVPPRFVNKMRNATFVAGEDAQFTCVIQSAPSPKIRWFKDSRLLTDQEKYQTYSELRSGVLVLVIKNLTERDLGHYECELSNRLGSAKCAADLLLPSAVARTGEQAITIEVTEQETRIPKKTIIIEETITTVVKNPRMRRHRSPGLTLAGAHRSETSTPEPPASRQRRMPTTRKTTIPTVYVTEAQGAEARVMESKPRWVEVEEVIEYKVNKSPRLPRRRNISPAGSDRSATLSRTKRYPPENPNANNSNNKLVEQVQAQLQGDVSSHQLSWEDEEGHVTSDPVPEEPHELSSVLAADGDDSEDQDDQETVIFVPDEDDDDQCSTRKQESKMLTQGGHVLTLEDLEDYVPEEGETYGSSSTHLPPAEKPCEISVLQREIGGSTVGQPVLLNVGSPVSVQRQRSGFFGRFREHLSSSLFSAAAPQASGVQSRVERHVPIQVSHAKMEVKPSYCSEVQRVEGGKQSFKTKVSTQTYGYTSVGNSVNIQIGQKK, via the exons aTGTTCGACATCTATGTGGCGACAGCAGACTACAACCCAACCATAGCAAGCAAAGAATCCATTTCTCTAAAGGAGGGACAGTATGTGGAGGTTCTGGACTCAGCTCATCCACTCAAATGGTTAGTTCGGACAAAACCTACCAAAACTACACCATCCCGCCAAGGCTGGGTCTCACCTGCCTACCTGGACAAGAAGCTCAAA CTCTCAGCTGATACAAGTGACCTTCCAGAGACGAGTGTAGAGGAAGTTACTGAGGGAGAATACAAGAGGAAACTATT CCAACTGATCCAAGACCTGATAAACAGTGAATCAGAGTTTGTGAAAGAGATAGACTTCTTCACCTCCCATCACCTGAAGCATGCAGAGAGCCCCGATGCTCCTCCTGATGTCAGCAGCCAGAAGGACACCATATTCAGGAACATTGATGATATCAAGTCCTTCCATAGCAA GGCATTCCTTCCAAAGCTATCCGACTGTGACACTGACGATGATGTGGCCATGTGCTTCCTAAAGAACAAGGAGGGCTTTGAGAAGTACCTCCAGTATCTTGTTGGTCAGAGTCTGGCTGAATCTTCTGTCAGTGATAAAACTGTCCACCGCTTCTTCAAG GAGTACACTGATAAAGTCCAAGCCAATGCAGACCCTGCAGATCCCCCTGTACGCAGCATCAACGCCGGCCTCCAACAACCACTGGACAGGATTCAGAAGTACAAGGCAATCCTCAAG GAGCTCATTCGAAACAAGGCAAAAAATGGCCAGAACTGCTGCCTATTGGAAGAAGCATATGCCATGGTGTCTTCACTCCCTCAGCGCTCTGAGAATACACACCATGTGACCATGATCGAAAACTACCCTGCCACACTGGAAGTATTGGGAGAGCCAATTAGACAG GGACCCTTCCAAGTGTGGGAAGGGGCTCCAGGAATCAGGTCATCCTCTAGAGGTCACCACCGCCACCTATTCCTATTTAAGAACTACTGCATCATCTGCAAACCAAAGAGAGACAGCAACACTGACACACAAGCATACGTCTTTAAGAACATGATGAAG TTAAATAACATTGATGTGAATGAGACGGTGGAGGGTGACGACCGAGCCTTTGAGATCTGGCATGAACGTGAGGACTCTGTGAGGAAATATACCCTGCAGGCCCGGACTGTTACCATCAAGAACTCGTGGCTGAGGGACttcagagagctgcagcagcGATACAGCATGCCTGCATGGA GTCCTCCTGACTTTGATGAAATTCTGGCAAACTGCACAGCTGAGCTGGGGCAGACTGTTAAGCTGGCCTGCAAAGCCACTGGAGTACCAAAACCTACAATCACGTGGTACAAGG ACGGACGAGCTGTGGAGGCGGATCCTCATCACATTATCATCGAGGACCCTGATGGTTCCTGCACACTGATCCTGGATAACATGACAGCAGATGATTCTGGCCAGTACATGTGCTTTGCCTCAAGCTCAGCCGGCAATGCAAGCACTCTTGGCAAGATCACAGTTCAGG tgccTCCTCGTTTTGTGAATAAAATGAGGAATGCTACATTCGTTGCTGGCGAGGACGCCCAGTTTACCTGCGTCATACAAAGCGCCCCAAGCCCCAAGATCAG GTGGTTCAAGGACAGCAGGCTGCTGACTGACCAGGAAAAGTATCAGACCTACAGCGAACTCCGGAGTGGGGTTCTGGTCTTGGTGATAAAAAACCTGACAGAAAGAGACCTGGGACACTATGAGTGTGAG TTGTCCAACCGCCTGGGAAGTGCCAAGTGTGCAGCTGATTTACTTCTCCCCTCTGCTGTGGCTCGGACCGGTGAGCAGGCCATCACTATCGAAG TTACTGAGCAGGAGACGAGAATACCAAAGAAAACCATCATAAT TGAGGAGACTATAACCACTGTGGTGAAGAACCCGCGGATGAGGAGGCACAGGTCTCCTGGCTTGACTCTTGCTGGTGCCCATCGCTCAGAGACATCCACCCCAGAGCCCCCTGCATCCAGGCAGAGGAGGATGCCCACCACCAGAAAGACCACCATCCCGACCGTATATGTTACTGAAGCACAGGGTGCTGAAGCCAGAGTCATGGAGAGCAAGCCCCGGTGGGTGGAGGTCGAGGAGGTCATCGAATATAAAGTCAATAAGTCCCCTAGGCTGCCAAGGAGGAGAAACATCTCACCTGCAGGGTCCGATCGTTCAGCCACTCTGTCCAGAACAAAAAGGTATCCCCCTGAAAACCCGAATGCCAACAACTCAAACAACAAGCTGGTAGAGCAGGTGCAGGCCCAGCTGCAGGGAGACGTCAGCAGCCACCAGCTCTCCTGGGAAGACGAGGAGGGTcatgtgacctctgaccctgtCCCTGAAGAGCCACATGAGCTCTCCTCAGTCCTCGCTGCTGATGGAGATGACAGCGAAGACCAGGATGATCAAGAGACTGTCATCTTTGTTCCAGATGAAGACGATGATGATCAATGCTCAACCAGAAAGCAGGAGTCTAAGATGCTGACACAAGGAGGACACGTTCTGACCCTTGAAGACTTGGAGGATTATGTTCCAGAGGAAGGAGAGACCTATGGCTCCTCCAGCACCCACCTCCCTCCTGCTGAAAAGCCCTGTGAGATCTCCGTGCTGCAGAGGGAGATCGGCGGCTCCACGGTGGGACAGCCGGTGCTCCTTAATGTCGGGAGCCCCGTCTCAGTCCAGAGGCAGAGGAGCGGCTTCTTTGGCCGCTTCAGGGAGCATCTCTCCAGCAGCCTCTTCTCAGCTGCAGCCCCACAAGCCAGCGGAGTCCAGTCCAGGGTGGAAAGGCATGTCCCCATCCAGGTGAGCCACGCCAAGATGGAGGTGAAGCCTTCATATTGCTCAGAGGTGCAGAGAGTCGAAGGGGGGAAGCAAAGCTTTAAAACCAAAGTGTCGACTCAGACCTACGGCTACACATCGGTGGGAAACTCTGTCAATATTCAGATAGGTCAAAAGAAATAG
- the LOC109977559 gene encoding guanylate kinase-like translates to MQTRIENGDFIEHAEFSGNMYGTSKAAVQDVQAKNLICILDIDMQGVRSIKRADLNPIYISIQPPSMEVLEHRLRGRKTESEESLQKRLRAARVDMEISKEQGLFDTVIVNDSLEEAHGQLKAVLLEEIQKVKKTNMSS, encoded by the exons ACGGAGACTTCATTGAGCACGCAGAGTTTTCAGGGAACATGTACGGGACGAGTAAAGCGGCTGTGCAAGACGTCCAGGCCAAGAACCTCATCTGTATACTTGACATTGACATGCAGGGTGTGAGGAGCATTAAAAGGGCCGACCTCAATCCCATCTACATCTCTATCCAGCCGCCATCCATGGAGGTCCTG GAACACCgtttaagaggcagaaaaacAGAGTCAGAGGAGAGCCTCCAGAAGCGTTTACGTGCAGCCAGAGTGGATATGGAGATTA GTAAAGAGCAAGGATTATTTGATACAGTAATTGTCAATGATAGTTTGGAGGAAGCTCATGGGCAGTTAAAGGCAGTTCTTCTTGAG gAAATACAAAAGGTCAAGAAAACCAACATGTCTTCGTAG